In the Helianthus annuus cultivar XRQ/B chromosome 11, HanXRQr2.0-SUNRISE, whole genome shotgun sequence genome, one interval contains:
- the LOC110891584 gene encoding very-long-chain aldehyde decarbonylase GL1-9-like: MVFWEGYVSDEMMGTFAPIVVYWLYAGFYQSLPPTTLDKYRLHTRKEGDAKNVVPMNSAIKVVLVQQLVHATVSYLLFLVQSKTDLVGTHEIQPPILAQIFQVIIAMFVVDIWQYFMHRYMHTNKFLYRHVHAQHHKLVAPYAIAAFYNHPMEGVFDTIGASIAFLVSGMTARTAILFFCLIVVKTVDDHCGLWLPGNVFHMLFPNNTAFHDIHHQLHGSMYNFSQPFFPIWDKLLGTHMPYDLVKRPEGGFEARVISKD; the protein is encoded by the exons ATGGTGTTTTGGGAAGGGTATGTAAGTGATGAAATGATGGGTACATTTGCTCCGATCGTGGTCTACTGGTTGTATGCAGGGTTTTATCAGTCGCTACCACCGACGACTCTGGATAAATATCGGTTGCACACGAGGAAGGAAGGAGATGCGAAGAACGTAGTGCCAATGAACTCGGCTATCAAAGTTGTGTTGGTTCAACAACTAGTTCACGCAACGGTTTCCTACCTCCTGTTTTTG GTGCAATCAAAGACAGATTTGGTTGGGACTCATGAAATCCAACCACCCATCCTCGCACAAATTTTCCAGGTCATCATTGCAATGTTTGTTGTGGACATATGGCAATATTTCATGCATCGTTATATGCACACAAACAAATTTCTTTATCGACATGTCCATGCACAACATCACAAACTGGTCGCCCCTTACGCCATAGCGGCGTTTTATAATCACCCTATGGAAGGCGTATTCGACACGATTGGTGCTTCCATTGCTTTTCTTGTTTCAGGAATGACTGCCAGAACCGCGATTCTATTCTTCTGCTTGATTGTGGTAAAAACAGTTGATGATCATTGTGGACTTTGGTTACCGGGTAATGTTTTTCATATGTTGTTCCCAAACAATACCGCTTTTCATGACATCCATCATCAACTCCATGGATCAATGTACAATTTTTCACAACCTTTTTTCCCAATTTGGGACAAGCTTCTTGGGACCCATATGCCATATGATCTTGTTAAACGGCCCGAAGGAGGTTTCGAGGCAAGAGTAATATCCAAAGACTAA